One part of the Aureibacillus halotolerans genome encodes these proteins:
- the motB gene encoding flagellar motor protein MotB: MTQRRKKKHKEEHIDESWLIPYADLMTLLLALFIVLFSTSSVDAEKFRAMSGVFSELFTGGTGVMDFPSDAPTRGTTMDVKNLGTTAEGEDEDDSALTERELKELEEIQEKIDSYIASNQLEETFETSLSDEGLLILIRDSILFRSGRADVRSEYEPIANELSDLLVMDPPRQIIISGHTDNVPIRTARFDSNWELSVMRSVNFMKLLMKNDALLPQWFSAKGFGEYRPVASNETPEGREKNRRVEILILPRTADTTSSTP, encoded by the coding sequence ATGACGCAGCGTAGGAAAAAAAAGCATAAAGAGGAACATATCGACGAGTCCTGGCTCATTCCTTATGCCGATTTGATGACCTTACTGCTCGCTCTGTTTATTGTCTTGTTTTCCACAAGTAGTGTCGATGCTGAAAAATTCAGAGCGATGTCCGGCGTTTTTAGTGAACTTTTCACTGGGGGAACAGGAGTGATGGATTTTCCGTCTGACGCGCCGACGCGCGGCACTACAATGGATGTGAAAAACCTAGGCACTACTGCTGAAGGAGAAGACGAGGATGACAGTGCGCTTACAGAGCGTGAGCTTAAAGAGCTAGAGGAAATTCAAGAAAAAATTGATAGCTATATTGCTTCGAATCAGCTGGAAGAAACCTTTGAAACGTCACTAAGTGATGAAGGGCTATTGATTCTTATTCGAGACAGTATCTTATTCCGTTCTGGTCGTGCAGATGTTCGTTCAGAGTACGAGCCCATCGCCAATGAGCTTTCAGATCTGCTTGTAATGGATCCGCCGCGTCAAATTATCATCAGCGGACATACGGATAACGTTCCAATACGTACCGCAAGATTTGATTCAAACTGGGAGCTCAGTGTGATGAGATCTGTGAACTTTATGAAACTGCTTATGAAAAACGATGCTCTGTTGCCGCAGTGGTTTAGTGCAAAAGGGTTTGGAGAATATCGTCCCGTTGCCTCTAATGAAACGCCAGAAGGACGAGAAAAAAACAGAC
- a CDS encoding FAD-dependent oxidoreductase yields MTNDGKELLPQNIQSLWQEHAVEKSFPVLEDRVSADVVVVGGGLTGLTTAYLLAKEGKEVVLLEAGNLMTGTSGHTTAKVSVQHDVIYDEFLQRFGLEKTKAYYKANDEAFRWMKGMVEQHQIDCDWEEQPSYLYTTQDLSVDKLEREARAYEQLHIPGGVYEGQLPEYLNAQKAIVVPSQAQFHPVRYARFLLSECERLGVRLFEHSPAIKVNFGTLPVVHCRNGAEAQGDHVLICTHFPFVDTHGFYFARMHVSRSYVLAVESDVDKPDGMFLEIDPPQHSLRTAKAEDGTPLLLVGGEGHKTGQGINTHKPYEHLLSYASRAFGVKSVHYRWSAQDLVTNDKLPFIGPMTEQHRNVLVATGFRKWGMTTSAAAAHILARYVEGKEEESMFSPARFGSMKQLIRDNMDVAKHLVRGKFGLLQKHVDDIKPGEGDVVLHQGERVGIYREPEGKVHAVDTTCTHVGCEVNWNASDLAWECPCHGSRFDIDGLVLNGPAEKPLRVIDVDERIE; encoded by the coding sequence ATGACCAATGATGGTAAAGAGCTGCTTCCGCAAAATATACAATCATTATGGCAAGAGCATGCTGTGGAAAAGTCGTTTCCAGTTTTGGAGGACCGAGTGTCCGCGGATGTCGTTGTCGTGGGGGGCGGTCTGACGGGGTTAACAACAGCTTATTTGCTGGCAAAGGAAGGCAAGGAGGTTGTCCTCCTTGAGGCAGGTAATCTCATGACCGGAACGAGTGGGCATACTACTGCTAAGGTTTCCGTGCAGCATGATGTGATATACGATGAATTTCTCCAACGTTTTGGTCTTGAAAAAACGAAGGCTTATTATAAAGCAAACGATGAAGCGTTTCGTTGGATGAAGGGAATGGTAGAGCAGCACCAGATTGACTGTGATTGGGAGGAGCAACCGTCCTACTTGTACACAACACAGGATCTTTCGGTAGATAAGCTTGAACGCGAAGCCCGGGCGTATGAGCAGTTACACATTCCTGGCGGGGTGTATGAAGGGCAGCTTCCTGAATACTTAAACGCACAAAAGGCGATTGTCGTCCCTAGTCAAGCGCAGTTCCATCCTGTAAGGTACGCGCGTTTTTTATTGTCAGAGTGTGAACGTTTGGGCGTACGTTTATTCGAGCATTCCCCTGCCATAAAGGTGAATTTCGGGACGCTTCCAGTGGTGCATTGCCGCAATGGCGCTGAAGCACAGGGGGATCATGTGTTGATTTGTACACATTTCCCGTTTGTTGATACGCATGGCTTTTATTTTGCCCGCATGCATGTAAGTCGATCGTACGTTCTTGCTGTGGAAAGTGATGTGGATAAACCGGATGGCATGTTTTTAGAAATCGATCCTCCGCAGCATTCCCTTCGTACGGCTAAAGCAGAGGATGGCACACCATTGCTTCTTGTTGGGGGAGAGGGACACAAAACCGGACAAGGCATCAATACGCATAAGCCATATGAGCATTTGCTTTCGTATGCGTCACGCGCCTTTGGTGTTAAAAGCGTCCACTATCGCTGGTCAGCACAAGATTTAGTGACAAACGACAAGCTGCCTTTCATCGGTCCAATGACGGAGCAACATAGAAATGTACTCGTCGCTACAGGCTTTCGAAAATGGGGGATGACGACAAGTGCAGCGGCAGCTCACATCCTCGCTCGCTATGTTGAAGGCAAAGAAGAAGAATCTATGTTTTCGCCAGCGCGCTTTGGATCGATGAAGCAGCTCATTCGAGACAATATGGATGTGGCCAAGCACCTTGTGCGTGGGAAGTTTGGACTCTTGCAGAAGCATGTTGACGATATCAAACCTGGCGAAGGCGATGTTGTTTTGCATCAAGGCGAACGTGTTGGGATATATCGTGAGCCAGAAGGAAAAGTGCATGCTGTTGACACAACCTGCACGCATGTGGGGTGTGAAGTCAATTGGAATGCCAGCGACTTAGCATGGGAATGCCCTTGCCACGGTTCACGATTTGACATTGATGGTCTTGTCCTTAATGGACCTGCAGAAAAGCCGCTCCGAGTGATTGATGTCGACGAACGTATCGAATAA
- a CDS encoding acyl-CoA thioesterase: MKKPCAASRTVKTNRIFPIDTNSHGTMFGGKLLSYMDEIASISASRHSRANVVTASMDSVDFLTPIRLDEAVTLESYVTWVGTSSMEVFVKVIAEDLSTGKRRLANTAFLTFVAFDNDGQKQAVPGVLPESEEERMLHKTAEERASRRVERRKQSKLLADAVSMETPS; this comes from the coding sequence ATGAAAAAACCTTGCGCCGCTTCAAGAACAGTGAAAACGAATCGCATTTTTCCCATAGATACGAATAGCCACGGCACAATGTTTGGCGGAAAATTGTTGAGTTATATGGATGAGATTGCCTCCATTTCGGCGTCTCGACATAGCCGTGCCAACGTCGTCACCGCTTCGATGGATTCTGTGGATTTTTTGACACCAATTCGCTTGGATGAAGCCGTCACGCTCGAATCGTATGTGACCTGGGTAGGCACCTCCTCTATGGAAGTGTTTGTGAAGGTCATCGCTGAAGATTTGAGCACAGGCAAAAGGCGACTGGCGAACACAGCGTTTTTGACCTTCGTGGCTTTTGATAATGATGGCCAAAAGCAAGCGGTGCCAGGCGTTTTGCCAGAAAGCGAAGAAGAACGAATGCTGCATAAAACAGCTGAAGAGAGAGCATCAAGACGTGTCGAACGGAGAAAACAAAGCAAGTTGCTTGCCGACGCCGTGTCGATGGAAACCCCGTCATGA
- a CDS encoding bifunctional 5,10-methylenetetrahydrofolate dehydrogenase/5,10-methenyltetrahydrofolate cyclohydrolase, with protein sequence MSDPLLLDGRIVSQAMRDEVKERTDELKRQGHDTCLATILVGDDPSSATYVKMKGKACEKVGIESKAVVLPADTTQDTLMQTIKELNEDPKVNGILLQHPIPSHLDERAAFEAIHPDKDVDGVTSASFGRTGLDFGRFPSCTPGAIISILDYFNIELEGKDVVVVGRSPILGKPVSLLLLNRNATVTICHSKTQALAEKVSRADIVVAAVGKPEFVKGDWIKEGAIIVDAGYNPGNVGDVEYDACYKKASAITPVPGGVGPVTIATLLKQTVESAEKSAGLLV encoded by the coding sequence ATGAGTGACCCATTGTTGCTTGACGGTCGAATTGTTTCTCAGGCTATGAGAGACGAGGTAAAAGAACGTACGGATGAACTGAAACGTCAAGGACACGACACGTGCTTGGCAACGATTTTGGTAGGAGACGACCCTTCCTCTGCAACGTATGTGAAAATGAAGGGGAAAGCATGCGAAAAGGTTGGCATTGAGTCCAAAGCCGTTGTACTGCCAGCGGATACAACGCAAGACACATTGATGCAAACGATTAAAGAGTTGAATGAAGATCCAAAAGTGAATGGCATCCTGCTTCAGCACCCGATTCCTTCCCATTTGGATGAGCGGGCGGCGTTTGAAGCCATTCACCCAGATAAAGATGTTGATGGTGTCACAAGTGCGTCATTTGGTCGGACGGGCCTTGATTTTGGACGCTTTCCATCCTGTACTCCAGGCGCCATTATTTCCATTCTTGATTATTTTAATATCGAGCTTGAAGGCAAAGATGTGGTCGTTGTTGGACGAAGCCCTATTCTCGGAAAACCCGTATCATTGCTACTGCTGAACCGCAATGCGACTGTGACGATTTGTCACTCTAAGACCCAGGCGCTGGCAGAGAAAGTGTCGCGCGCTGACATTGTCGTTGCAGCTGTTGGGAAACCCGAATTTGTTAAAGGCGATTGGATTAAAGAGGGGGCCATCATTGTTGACGCAGGATACAACCCTGGAAATGTCGGTGATGTCGAATACGACGCCTGTTATAAAAAAGCGAGTGCTATCACCCCAGTCCCTGGTGGCGTTGGTCCCGTCACGATAGCCACCTTATTAAAGCAAACCGTCGAGTCTGCAGAGAAGTCAGCAGGTCTCCTCGTCTAA
- the motA gene encoding flagellar motor stator protein MotA, with translation MDKASLVGIVLGLVAVLVGMFMKGVSLDVLINPAAVLIIIVGTAAAVCIAFPTNEIKKVPKLFGILFKEQQIMSPAEVIALFSSWTETARKEGLLLLEGRMQELNDTFLKNGMQMAIDGKNSDYIRDVLSEEVDAMEERHLGNAQIFSQAGMYAPTLGVLGAVIGLISALGNMSDIDKLGAAISAAFVATLMGIFSGYVLWHPFANKLKQKSKQEIRVKQMMIEGILSLLEGESPKALEQKLSSYLSEKERTTVEKAGKGALQNDAA, from the coding sequence ATGGATAAAGCGTCACTCGTTGGAATTGTGCTTGGCTTGGTGGCTGTTCTAGTGGGCATGTTTATGAAAGGTGTAAGCTTGGATGTGCTGATTAATCCTGCGGCGGTTTTAATCATTATAGTAGGAACAGCAGCCGCTGTTTGCATCGCATTCCCGACGAATGAAATAAAAAAGGTGCCGAAATTATTTGGTATCTTGTTTAAGGAACAGCAAATCATGTCTCCTGCCGAGGTGATTGCCCTGTTTTCTTCATGGACGGAAACCGCACGGAAGGAAGGGTTGCTGCTCCTTGAAGGGAGAATGCAAGAATTAAATGATACATTCCTTAAAAACGGCATGCAAATGGCGATTGATGGGAAAAACTCTGATTACATTCGTGATGTTCTGTCAGAAGAAGTTGACGCGATGGAAGAAAGACATTTAGGGAATGCTCAAATCTTCAGTCAGGCTGGTATGTATGCCCCGACCTTAGGTGTCTTAGGTGCAGTTATCGGATTGATTTCAGCGCTTGGCAATATGAGCGACATCGATAAGCTCGGTGCAGCGATTTCGGCAGCTTTTGTGGCAACACTTATGGGGATTTTTAGCGGTTATGTCCTTTGGCATCCCTTTGCCAACAAGCTTAAACAGAAGTCAAAACAAGAAATTCGCGTGAAGCAAATGATGATTGAAGGCATTCTGTCTCTGCTTGAAGGAGAATCGCCGAAAGCGTTAGAGCAAAAGCTGTCCTCTTACCTTTCCGAGAAGGAACGCACAACGGTAGAAAAAGCTGGAAAAGGAGCGCTGCAAAATGACGCAGCGTAG